The following proteins come from a genomic window of Paeniglutamicibacter kerguelensis:
- a CDS encoding putative quinol monooxygenase produces MYFIVVKFKTKPEYTEQFIELTTPFTQATRAEAGNLWFDWSRSVEDPSEFVLVEAFLDDDAAGTHVNSDHFKAGLEAMRPALVSTPKIVSRKVEGDSWGDMGELQID; encoded by the coding sequence ATGTACTTCATCGTCGTGAAATTCAAGACCAAGCCCGAATACACCGAGCAGTTCATCGAACTGACTACCCCGTTCACCCAGGCCACCCGCGCCGAGGCCGGAAACCTCTGGTTCGACTGGTCCCGCAGTGTCGAGGATCCCAGCGAGTTTGTCCTCGTCGAGGCGTTCCTGGACGACGACGCGGCCGGAACCCACGTGAACTCCGACCACTTCAAGGCCGGGCTGGAAGCCATGCGCCCCGCACTCGTGTCCACCCCGAAGATCGTCTCCCGCAAGGTCGAGGGTGATTCCTGGGGCGACATGGGCGAACTGCAGATCGACTAG
- a CDS encoding MmcQ/YjbR family DNA-binding protein, which yields MEYELWRTLCLDMPGAYEDFPFGEEAAVYKVAGRDRSKSKMFGLLMLRSGVVSLNLKCDPALAEQLRAANPQINPGYHMNKKHWNTVTPGLDAEMMRDLIEDSYDLVVASLPRTEREALGWKGLVERG from the coding sequence GTGGAATACGAACTGTGGCGCACCCTTTGCCTGGACATGCCGGGGGCCTATGAGGACTTCCCCTTCGGCGAGGAAGCGGCGGTTTACAAGGTCGCGGGCAGGGACCGTTCCAAGTCCAAGATGTTCGGGCTGCTCATGCTTCGGTCCGGTGTCGTGTCGTTGAACCTCAAGTGCGACCCCGCGCTTGCCGAGCAGTTGCGCGCCGCAAACCCGCAGATCAACCCGGGTTACCACATGAACAAAAAGCACTGGAACACCGTGACCCCGGGACTGGACGCGGAGATGATGCGCGACTTGATCGAGGACTCATACGACCTGGTGGTCGCCTCGCTGCCGCGAACCGAACGCGAGGCGCTGGGCTGGAAGGGGCTCGTCGAGCGCGGATAG